AGGAGTCGAACACTCTTGCGACTCAGATCAAGAGGCCTTTCTAGCTTGCCAGAATCCTCGAGAATCCATCGGGCGAACTCCGACACACTCATCAACCCAAGTCCCGCCAAGAGCAGCGTGGTTTGTCCCTCTTGCGTAAAGAGGCTCGCTCCCAGTCCTAAAAAGACGAGAGCCAAAGAGAGTTGTTCGGCGGCCTTGAGCCCACGCATTGCTAAGATTGGGCTTCAAGAGTCGGGGAGACCGGTGAGCGTGCTTCCTCGGGGTGAGTCCATGCCTCTTCCCAGGTATAGCCGAGGTCAGAAAGGCCAACCTCTTCTCCTTTGGGTCGCTCGAATCTTTCGATGTCCCAAATTCTGAACCCACGGAAGTTCGCTCCACGAAGCTTACGGCTTGCGTCGAACTCGTTAGGTCGAATTCGGATGACGTCGAGGTTAACGGACGCTGCCTTAGGGTCGTGAATACCTTTGTTAAGCAAGAGGATTACGTCCGGGCCATCTACGCGCATTCTCCTCAAGTCAAAATCATCAGACGCAGGTAACTTAAACTCGCCTTGGTCTGAAGCGAGGAGGAACGCTTCAAGGGTCGGGTATTTCTTACGGAGCGGTCCTTCTTCGTGCAGGAATTCGTAGAAGAGCGCACTGAGATTATCTTCGTGAATCATGCGCAGGAGCTTGTAAAAGTTCCACGCGTGAGTGTTCGGACCGACGAGTTGCTGAACAGAACGAGTCTTTTTCTCGGCAACTTTCTGAAGCTTGAGCGTCTTCTCGTGACACTTCTTAAATTTTTGTCCGCTTCCGCATGGGCAAGGGTCATTCCGACTCACGTCTTTAAACAATTCGGGATTCACTTCAGTCATATTTAGGTCTCGTTTGAATCTAATCTCAATCTTAAGAGGCCCGCATTAGCGGCGCCGGAACTGCATTTGCGCTTGCTGAGCAGGAGGAGCATCCAGATGGAACTGGTACCAGAGAAGGTTCCATCCGCGCATCTTCATCTTCTTGTTGTTCTGGAGCGCTTTAAGGTTCGAACTGGTCTTGTCGTCGGCCTTGATGTGCTCGAGAGCTCGGTTGAGTACTTTGATAGCTTCGTCTCGCTCATTGGTCTTCCAGAGGCAATACGCATAGATATTCCAGAGAAGCGCTTCCTTCTTGTTGTGCTGAACTGCGTCCTCGAAGACTTCTTTCATTTCATCGTACTTCTTGCGCTTGTAGAGAAGGGTGCCGAGCATGGCTCGAGGTACCCAATTTTTCTTAAATGCCCGGCGCAAGTAGGGCTCAGCATCATCAAATTTCTTCGACATGTAGAGGATGTAGCCGATCTGACCGTCGATTTGTGAGGAAACCAGAAATTGCCATTTACCGATTGGGTAGGCCGATTTCATGATCTCGACGCCGCGTTCAATCCTCTGGTTCTTCATTTCCTCTTGGGCAGAGTTCATGATGCCCTCGACCTGCTTCATCGAGCGACGGGCCAGAAGAATATAAGCCACGATGAGGGCAATGACACCGGGGCCAATCCCGTACCAAATCTTGCCACCAAGAACGGCAGAAAAGAGAGCCGTTGTGGCCACCGAAATTGCGATGGAGATCAGGAGATTATACATGATTTAGAGTTCAATCAGGGCACAGGAAACGATTGGCAAAATTCACGAACTTCTTGATTGATACGGCCAAGAGCGCTTTCGTCTTCGCGAGAAAGCACCGCTTTGTCAATCCATCCAACGATCGTATCCATATGCTCGGGCTTCATGCCGCGGGTGGTGATTGCTGCGGTTCCTATCCGCACGCCCGAAGGGTCGAAGGGCTTTCGCGTGTCGAACGGAATCGAATTCGCGTTGGCCACGATGCCGGCCTTTTCCATGGCGACCGCAGCCGCTTTTCCGCCGACATCTTTCGACGTGAGATCCACAAGAAGCAAGTGGTTGTCGGTGCCGCCCGTAACCAGGCGATATCCGCGCGATAGAAACGCCTCAGCCATGGCTTTTGCGTTCGCGACCACCGTAGATGCGTAGTCCTTAAAGTCAGGCTGAGAGGCCTCATGGAGTGCAACGGCTAAGGCTGCGATGGCGTGGACATGGGGCCCGCCCTGACAAGCAGGGAACACAGCGCGGTCAATATCCTTTGCGAATTTATCTTTGCAAAGAATGATGCCTGACCTCGGTCCCCTTAGAGTCTTATGGGTGGTCGAGGTTACGACGTCGGCTACTGGAACCGGACTCGGGTGTACGCCTGCAGCCACAAGTCCAGAGATATGAGCAATGTCGGCCACGAGATACGCGCCGACTTCGTCCGCAATGGATTTGAAGGCTTCGAAGTCTATCTCGCGAGGGTACGCTGAGGCTCCGCACATCAAGAGTTTTGGACGCTCCTGAAGGGCGATTCGGCGGACTTCGTCGTAGTCAATTCTCTCGGTTTCCGGATTCACGCCGTAGGCCGAGGCTGTGTAGAATCGACCTGAGAAGTTGACGTTCCAACCGTGTGTCAGGTGACCGCCATGTGGAAGTCCCATACCGAGAATCTTGTCTCCGAGTTCAAGGAGCGCGTAGTACATCTCGAGATTTGCCGGAGAGCCAGAGTAGGGCTGAACATTGACGTGCTCAGCACCGAAGACACTCTTCGCACGCTCGATGGCCAGTCTTTCGATCTGGTCGACGAACTCTTGCCCCAGATAGTAACGCTTTCCGGCATAACCTTCAGCGTATTTGTTCGTAAAGACAGACCCTGAAGCCTGCATCACAGCTTGCGATGCGTAGTTCTCGCTCGCGATGAGCCGGATGGTATTGCGCTGCCGGTCTTCTTCGTTGGAGATGATTTCCCAGGTAGTGGGATCGATTTCTTTTACGGCGTCCATCCACGACATAGATTTTACTCGGCTGCGGCCACGTGTGGCACTTCTGGAGCTTCATCGGCCAAATTCTCGGCCACGATCTCTGCAAGGTCTTTGAGAGGAATGCCCTCGGCACCCCGATTCTTGAGACCGTCATCAAACATCGTCAAACAGAACGGACACGCCACGGCGATGGCGTCTGGGTTCGTCGCGAGAGCTTGGTCGGTTCTTTCGATATTGACGCGTTTGCCTTCGTGCTCTTCCATCCACATACGTCCGCCACCGGCACCACAGCAGAAGCTCTGAGCCTTGTTCAGCTCCATCTCTTGGGCTTGGATGTTCGGAATCGAGTTCAGGATCGCGCGTGGAGCGTCGTAGGAATTGTTCCAACGTCCGATATAACACGAGTCGTGATACGTGATCTTGGTGTTCACAGCGGGCTTGAGACGAATCCGATTCTCGTTGATCAAGCTGTTCAAGAGTTCGGTGTGGTGGACCACTTCGTACTCACCACCGAGCTGTGGATATTCTTTTCCAATCGTGTGGAAACAGTGCGGGCATGTGGTGATGATCTTTCGCACCTTGTAGGAATTTAGCGT
This Microvenator marinus DNA region includes the following protein-coding sequences:
- a CDS encoding SEC-C domain-containing protein, which translates into the protein MTEVNPELFKDVSRNDPCPCGSGQKFKKCHEKTLKLQKVAEKKTRSVQQLVGPNTHAWNFYKLLRMIHEDNLSALFYEFLHEEGPLRKKYPTLEAFLLASDQGEFKLPASDDFDLRRMRVDGPDVILLLNKGIHDPKAASVNLDVIRIRPNEFDASRKLRGANFRGFRIWDIERFERPKGEEVGLSDLGYTWEEAWTHPEEARSPVSPTLEAQS
- a CDS encoding tetratricopeptide repeat protein; translation: MYNLLISIAISVATTALFSAVLGGKIWYGIGPGVIALIVAYILLARRSMKQVEGIMNSAQEEMKNQRIERGVEIMKSAYPIGKWQFLVSSQIDGQIGYILYMSKKFDDAEPYLRRAFKKNWVPRAMLGTLLYKRKKYDEMKEVFEDAVQHNKKEALLWNIYAYCLWKTNERDEAIKVLNRALEHIKADDKTSSNLKALQNNKKMKMRGWNLLWYQFHLDAPPAQQAQMQFRRR
- the glyA gene encoding serine hydroxymethyltransferase, giving the protein MSWMDAVKEIDPTTWEIISNEEDRQRNTIRLIASENYASQAVMQASGSVFTNKYAEGYAGKRYYLGQEFVDQIERLAIERAKSVFGAEHVNVQPYSGSPANLEMYYALLELGDKILGMGLPHGGHLTHGWNVNFSGRFYTASAYGVNPETERIDYDEVRRIALQERPKLLMCGASAYPREIDFEAFKSIADEVGAYLVADIAHISGLVAAGVHPSPVPVADVVTSTTHKTLRGPRSGIILCKDKFAKDIDRAVFPACQGGPHVHAIAALAVALHEASQPDFKDYASTVVANAKAMAEAFLSRGYRLVTGGTDNHLLLVDLTSKDVGGKAAAVAMEKAGIVANANSIPFDTRKPFDPSGVRIGTAAITTRGMKPEHMDTIVGWIDKAVLSREDESALGRINQEVREFCQSFPVP